A stretch of Megalobrama amblycephala isolate DHTTF-2021 linkage group LG14, ASM1881202v1, whole genome shotgun sequence DNA encodes these proteins:
- the LOC125245348 gene encoding single-pass membrane and coiled-coil domain-containing protein 3-like, with amino-acid sequence MGWSDLFFPDNPKRREQLICKAQEFKDLMKSNFYATNQLIDVMNKHLGCSFQHIELDNCATLQENCNVMIECMHKIQAVVEKIDKELKEKLEPTLYEKLLSLSLTPEDFQVVSKVLEVVCGLATLASTTVIGLLIDKGIILAKITSKFVKIGAGTLACIGLGVVFLGIDMIVDAILGSIERDRLEKALKEYDEALNEFEPASLEYQHSITYVQIKIEEMYK; translated from the coding sequence atggGGTGGAGTGACCTCTTCTTCCCTGATAATCCTAAGAGAAGGGAGCAGCTTATCTGCAAAGCTCAAGAGTTTAAAGATCTGATGAAGAGCAACTTCTATGCCACCAACCAACTAATTGATGTTATGAACAAGCACTTGGGTTGCTCCTTCCAACATATTGAGCTGGACAATTGTGCTACTCTCCAGGAGAACTGTAATGTGATGATTGAATGCATGCATAAGATCCAGGCAGTGGTAGAGAAGATTGACAAGGAGCTGAAGGAGAAGCTGGAACCCACCCTGTATGAGAAGCTGCTAAGCCTGTCTCTGACTCCAGAAGACTTTCAAGTGGTTTCAAAAGTTTTGGAAGTAGTTTGTGGTCTTGCGACTTTGGCATCTACTACTGTAATTGGTCTTTTAATTGATAAAGGAATAATTTTGGCAAAAATAACAAGTAAGTTTGTTAAAATTGGAGCGGGGACATTAGCTTGTATCGGGTTGGGAGTGGTGTTTTTGGGGATCGACATGATTGTTGATGCCATTCTTGGGAGCATTGAGCGTGATAGACTTGAGAAGGCCCTGAAAGAGTATGACGAAGCTTTGAATGAATTCGAACCAGCCTCTTTAGAATATCAGCATAGCATTACCTATGTCCAAATCAAAATTGAGGAAATGTATAAATAA
- the LOC125245342 gene encoding aerolysin-like protein, protein MSYPTTVEQIGGQGGFPFSLTGENNGASLEKIWVWVGEWQVKAVKVWLSDGRAETFGKPVGDHQEFKFQPGECFTSLSLWGNREGSRLGAIRFTTSLQRGFFAKMTSSGLQKEYPMDVGSGYCLGVVGRAGGDIDCMGFMFINAVKSVVLTNVNYPTINQLIPEVAVEEIKKVTYMNDSSVTQKKKVESSKKITNKSSWSLSASLTATFRVEVKAGIPVIAQNTLGYSVSVGIEGTYSHEHSEEKTKTLSVDISVPPRKKVEVNITIGRAKFDLPYTGTVKITCLNGSMLKYETKGTYKGVTYTDIKVETKESPL, encoded by the coding sequence ATGTCCTACCCAACAACTGTAGAGCAAATTGGTGGACAAGGAGgttttccattttcattaaCTGGTGAGAACAACGGTGCCAGTTTAGAGAAGATCTGGGTTTGGGTTGGAGAATGGCAGGTGAAGGCTGTCAAGGTTTGGCTTTCAGATGGGAGAGCTGAAACCTTTGGAAAACCAGTTGGAGATCATCAAGAGTTCAAGTTCCAGCCTGGTGAGTGTTTCACCTCACTGTCCTTGTGGGGGAACAGAGAAGGATCACGTCTTGGAGCTATCAGATTCACAACCAGTCTTCAGAGAGGATTCTTTGCAAAGATGACAAGCTCAGGTTTACAAAAAGAATATCCCATGGATGTCGGCTCTGGATATTGTTTGGGAGTTGTGGGAAGAGCTGGTGGTGACATCGACTGCATGGGATTCATGTTTATCAATGCAGTTAAATCAGTAGTTCTCACCAATGTCAACTATCCCACTATCAATCAACTGATACCAGAGGTGGCAgtagaagaaataaaaaaagtcacTTACATGAATGACTCCTCcgtcactcaaaaaaaaaaagttgaatccTCAAAGAAAATAACCAACAAATCTTCATGGTCTTTGAGTGCAAGTTTGACAGCAACATTTAGGGTGGAAGTGAAGGCTGGGATTCCAGTGATTGCACAAAATACACTAGGATACAGTGTTAGTGTTGGAATTGAAGGCACTTACAGTCACGAGCATTCAGAAGAGAAAACCAAAACTCTGTCTGTTGATATCAGTGTGCCACCCAGGAAGAAGGTGGAAGTTAACATCACCATTGGAAGAGCCAAATTTGACCTGCCTTACACTGGCACAGTGAAGATCACCTGCTTGAATGGCAGTATGTTAAAGTATGAAACCAAGGGCACATACAAAGGCGTCACTTACACTGATATCAAAGTGGAGACTAAGGAATCTCCTCTGTAA
- the LOC125245347 gene encoding gastrula zinc finger protein XlCGF49.1-like, with protein MKWKRKISTRIHDFINGDKSFSSSPTERTQKTATTPFTCQECGKSFTRKSNLKVHMSVHIGQKPFICQECGNSYSSNSNLKVHMRVHTGDKLFTCPQCGKRFDQRGNFIIHMRIHTGERPFTCQQCGKTCIKKGNLKSHMRIHTGEKPYTCLQCGKSFPQQGSFNRHMRIHTEMKTYVCHHCGKTCKDKANLEIHMKIHSEVKPFMCPQCGETCRLKGNLQSHMRVHTENKPFTCVVASDTHQTKIFVICKK; from the coding sequence ATGAAATGGAAGAGAAAAATCAGTACAAGAATTCATGATTTCATAAATGGAGACAAATCATTTAGTTCCTCACCGACTGAAAGGACACAAAAAACAGCAACTACTCCTTTCACCTgccaagagtgtggaaagagtttcacaagaAAAAgtaaccttaaagtccacatgagtgTTCACATTGGACAGAAGCCGTTCATTTGCCAGGAGTGTGGAAATAGTTACTCTTCAAACAGTAACCtgaaagtccacatgagagttcacactggagataAACTTTTcacctgccctcagtgtggaaagagattcGATCAACGAGGAAACTTTATTAtccacatgaggattcacactggagagagacctttcacctgccaacaatgtgggaAAACATGCATCAAAAAGGGAAACCTTAAAagccacatgagaattcacaccggagagaagccgtacacatgccttcagtgtggaaagagtttccctCAACAAGGAAGCTTCAATaggcacatgagaattcacactgaaaTGAAGACTTATGTGTGTCATCACTGTGGAAAAACCTGCAAAGACAAAGCAAACCTCGAGAtccacatgaaaattcacagCGAAGTGAAGCCTTTCATGTGCCCTCAGTGCGGAGAGACTTGCAGATTGAAAGGAAACCTTCAaagtcacatgagagttcacactgagaataagccgttcacatgtgttGTAGCGAGTGACACGCATCAGActaaaatatttgttatatGTAAGAAATAA